A DNA window from Sphingopyxis macrogoltabida contains the following coding sequences:
- a CDS encoding AMP-binding protein yields MSETFDWNPPTHYNFARDAIDRLAKERPDDRAMLWTDGSGAVVDRSFSELSDHAARAAAVLRAAGVRRGDTVLILMSREIEWWELMLACLRLGAIASPGTVQLTPKDIAYRCAAAEARCIVAGVDVAPRVDETPVDAAIPLVHIGGPRQGWTDYGEAKAAIEPLAEIADTAFDDPALCYFTSGTTGQPKMTIHGAGYPLAHEITGRFWLDLGPGDLHWNMSDTGWAKAAWSSLFAPWLMGAAIFVNHAPGFDPAAAMDLLERHPVTTLCAPPTAYRMFVRGDLAGRSFAHLRHCVSAGEPLNPEVIDLWKQATGLDIHDGYGQTETVLLCCNRPGAARQGAMGRPTPGIDLAVIGQDGALLPPNEEGDIALRVGEGRPPGLFLGYRGDPDRTASVFRGGWYLTGDRATVDADGYFWFVGRADDVILSSGYRIGPFEVESVLFEHEAVAESAVVASPDPTRGEVVKAFIVLAKGHLPSDKLAKALQDHVKAATAPYKYPRRIAFVASLPKTVSGKIRRKELRDAEFRDWEFRKADA; encoded by the coding sequence ATGAGCGAAACCTTCGACTGGAATCCGCCAACGCATTATAATTTCGCGCGCGACGCGATCGACCGGCTGGCGAAGGAGCGGCCGGACGATCGCGCGATGCTGTGGACCGACGGATCGGGCGCGGTCGTGGACCGCAGTTTCTCGGAACTGTCGGACCATGCCGCGCGCGCCGCCGCTGTCCTCCGCGCCGCCGGGGTCCGGCGCGGCGATACCGTGCTGATCCTGATGTCGCGCGAGATCGAATGGTGGGAGTTGATGCTCGCGTGCCTGCGGCTCGGCGCCATCGCATCGCCGGGCACGGTGCAGTTGACGCCCAAGGACATCGCCTATCGCTGCGCCGCAGCCGAGGCGCGCTGTATCGTCGCGGGCGTCGATGTTGCACCGCGGGTGGACGAAACGCCGGTCGATGCGGCAATCCCGCTGGTCCACATCGGCGGCCCCCGTCAGGGCTGGACCGACTATGGCGAAGCGAAGGCGGCGATCGAACCGCTCGCCGAGATCGCCGACACTGCCTTCGACGATCCGGCGCTCTGCTATTTTACCAGCGGCACGACCGGCCAGCCGAAGATGACGATCCACGGTGCCGGCTATCCGCTCGCGCACGAGATCACCGGTCGCTTCTGGCTCGACCTCGGGCCCGGAGACCTCCACTGGAACATGTCCGATACCGGCTGGGCCAAGGCGGCATGGAGCAGCCTGTTCGCGCCCTGGCTGATGGGCGCCGCGATCTTCGTCAACCATGCGCCCGGGTTCGATCCGGCGGCCGCGATGGACCTGCTCGAGCGCCATCCGGTGACGACGCTGTGCGCGCCGCCGACCGCCTATCGCATGTTCGTGCGAGGCGATCTGGCAGGACGCAGCTTCGCGCACCTCCGCCACTGCGTCAGCGCCGGCGAACCGCTCAATCCCGAAGTGATCGACCTCTGGAAGCAGGCGACCGGGCTAGATATCCACGACGGCTACGGCCAGACCGAAACCGTGCTGCTCTGCTGCAACCGTCCCGGCGCCGCGCGGCAAGGCGCGATGGGCCGCCCGACCCCGGGGATCGACTTGGCGGTGATCGGGCAAGATGGCGCCCTTCTCCCGCCCAACGAGGAAGGCGATATCGCGCTGCGTGTCGGTGAGGGCCGCCCGCCCGGCCTCTTTCTGGGCTATCGCGGCGATCCAGACCGCACCGCAAGCGTGTTTCGGGGCGGCTGGTACCTGACCGGCGACCGCGCGACGGTCGATGCCGACGGCTATTTCTGGTTCGTCGGCCGCGCCGACGACGTCATTCTTTCTTCGGGTTACCGGATCGGGCCGTTCGAGGTCGAAAGCGTGCTCTTCGAGCATGAGGCGGTTGCCGAAAGCGCTGTCGTCGCCAGCCCCGACCCGACGCGCGGCGAGGTGGTGAAGGCCTTCATCGTCCTCGCCAAGGGTCACCTCCCGTCGGACAAACTCGCGAAGGCGCTGCAAGACCATGTGAAAGCCGCCACGGCGCCCTATAAATATCCGCGCCGAATCGCGTTCGTCGCAAGCCTGCCCAAGACAGTCAGCGGCAAGATCCGGCGCAAGGAATTGCGGGATGCAGAGTTCAGGGATTGGGAGTTCAGGAAAGCAGATGCATGA
- a CDS encoding AMP-binding protein, producing the protein MTDSFVRGDHSEALIEMTIGALFDQTVKRYPDGEALVVRHQNVRWTWQELRTRVDAVAAGLLERGLKPGDRVGIWAPNCAEWVIVQFATAKAGLILVNINPAYRVAELDYALNKVGCAALILAPSHKSSDYVAMLGELAPELAVSVPGLLNAARLPDLRLVVVLGETEHAGCLPFAALAGKDTGALADIRLDPAMPVNIQFTSGTTGFPKGATLSHRNILNNGAFVGARIGLTSRDRLCIPVPLYHCFGMVMGNLACAVHGATMVYPAEAFDPGAVLETVEAERCTALYGVPTMFIAALQHPDFDRFDLSSLRTGIMAGSPCPMAVMREVIDRMHMDEVTIAYGMTETSPVSFQSDTDDPLDLRVSTVGRVQPHLEVKLIDLGGNIVARGETGELCTRGYSVMLGYWDDAERTADALDADGWMHTGDLATIDEDGYCRIVGRIKDMVIRGGENIYPREIEEYLLTHPDIVDVQGVGIPDEKYGEEMCVWIVARAGATLGEDDVRAHCRGRIAHFKIPRHILFVDGFPMTVTGKVQKFAMREQTLKLLKEREGGVRYG; encoded by the coding sequence ATGACCGATAGTTTCGTACGCGGCGACCACAGCGAAGCGCTGATCGAGATGACGATCGGCGCGCTGTTCGATCAAACGGTGAAGCGTTACCCCGACGGCGAAGCGCTGGTCGTCCGGCACCAGAATGTGCGCTGGACCTGGCAAGAGCTCAGGACGCGGGTCGATGCAGTCGCAGCCGGCCTGCTCGAACGCGGGCTGAAGCCCGGCGACCGGGTCGGCATCTGGGCGCCCAATTGCGCCGAATGGGTCATCGTCCAGTTCGCGACCGCAAAGGCGGGGCTGATCCTCGTCAATATCAACCCCGCCTATCGCGTCGCCGAACTCGACTATGCGCTGAACAAGGTTGGCTGTGCCGCGCTGATCCTCGCGCCGTCGCACAAGAGCAGCGACTATGTCGCGATGCTCGGCGAACTGGCGCCCGAACTCGCGGTATCGGTACCCGGCCTGTTGAACGCCGCGCGCCTTCCCGACCTGCGGCTCGTCGTCGTGCTCGGCGAGACCGAACATGCAGGCTGCCTGCCGTTCGCGGCGCTCGCCGGCAAGGACACTGGCGCGCTTGCCGATATTCGGCTCGACCCGGCGATGCCGGTGAATATCCAGTTCACCAGCGGTACCACGGGCTTTCCCAAGGGCGCGACGCTGTCGCACCGGAACATCCTCAACAACGGCGCCTTCGTCGGCGCGCGGATCGGCCTGACCTCCCGCGACAGGCTGTGCATCCCCGTGCCGCTCTATCATTGTTTCGGCATGGTCATGGGCAATCTCGCCTGCGCCGTCCACGGCGCGACGATGGTCTATCCGGCCGAGGCCTTCGATCCGGGCGCGGTGCTCGAAACCGTCGAAGCCGAGCGCTGCACCGCGCTCTACGGCGTGCCGACGATGTTCATCGCGGCGCTCCAGCACCCCGACTTCGACCGTTTCGACCTGTCGTCGCTGCGTACCGGGATCATGGCGGGATCGCCCTGCCCGATGGCGGTGATGCGCGAGGTCATCGACCGCATGCACATGGATGAGGTTACCATCGCCTATGGCATGACCGAAACGAGCCCGGTGAGCTTCCAGAGCGATACCGACGACCCGCTCGACCTGCGCGTCTCGACCGTCGGCCGCGTCCAGCCGCACCTCGAGGTCAAGCTCATCGACCTCGGCGGCAACATCGTCGCGCGCGGCGAGACCGGCGAGCTGTGCACGCGCGGCTATTCGGTGATGCTCGGCTATTGGGACGATGCCGAGCGCACCGCCGATGCGCTCGATGCCGACGGCTGGATGCACACCGGCGATCTCGCGACGATCGACGAGGATGGCTATTGCCGGATCGTCGGGCGCATCAAGGACATGGTGATCCGCGGCGGCGAGAATATCTATCCGCGCGAGATCGAGGAATATCTGCTCACCCATCCCGATATCGTCGATGTCCAGGGCGTCGGCATTCCCGACGAAAAATATGGCGAGGAAATGTGCGTCTGGATCGTCGCGCGCGCCGGGGCGACGTTAGGTGAAGACGATGTCCGCGCGCATTGCCGCGGCCGCATCGCCCATTTCAAGATCCCGCGGCATATCCTGTTCGTCGACGGCTTCCCGATGACGGTGACCGGCAAGGTCCAGAAATTCGCGATGCGCGAGCAGACGCTCAAGCTACTGAAAGAGCGGGAGGGGGGCGTCCGCTACGGCTGA
- a CDS encoding anti-sigma factor: MSFDPETIAAFVDGELDDLTAHRIAREAAGDAALAAEIARYRALRATLAAHYAPVVEEAVPDRLRALLEGNAAVDTSLAERRDRKRARFAPIHWGAIAASLVLGLTLGFKPWLPAADVTGANGRLVASGALAEALDTQLASKQTGDAAVRIGLSFRDRTGRICRSFAGADLAGIGCRDGGRWTLERTLAGEQGHAYRQASSGVLAADAAAMMAGEAFDAAAERAAQASGWAAAPQP; the protein is encoded by the coding sequence ATGAGCTTTGACCCCGAAACCATCGCCGCCTTCGTCGACGGCGAACTCGATGATCTCACTGCGCATCGTATCGCGCGCGAAGCGGCAGGGGATGCGGCGTTGGCGGCGGAGATCGCCCGCTATCGCGCGCTCCGCGCGACACTGGCGGCGCATTATGCGCCGGTGGTCGAGGAAGCCGTGCCCGACCGGTTACGCGCGTTGCTGGAAGGCAACGCTGCGGTCGACACGAGCCTTGCCGAACGCCGCGACCGCAAACGGGCGCGCTTTGCGCCGATCCATTGGGGCGCGATCGCCGCGTCGCTCGTCCTCGGGCTGACACTCGGCTTCAAACCCTGGCTGCCAGCGGCCGACGTCACCGGCGCGAACGGCAGGCTCGTTGCTTCGGGCGCCCTTGCCGAAGCACTCGATACCCAGCTTGCGTCGAAACAGACGGGCGATGCGGCGGTGCGGATCGGCCTCAGCTTCCGCGACCGGACGGGGCGCATCTGCCGCAGCTTCGCGGGAGCCGACCTTGCCGGCATCGGCTGCCGCGACGGGGGACGCTGGACGCTCGAACGCACGCTGGCCGGGGAGCAGGGCCACGCTTACCGGCAGGCGTCTTCGGGTGTGCTCGCCGCCGACGCGGCGGCGATGATGGCGGGCGAAGCTTTCGATGCCGCTGCCGAGCGCGCGGCGCAGGCGTCGGGATGGGCGGCAGCGCCTCAGCCGTAG
- a CDS encoding RNA polymerase sigma factor: protein MRFEEQLIELLPRLRRFARGLARDVSDADDLCQAAIERALKSQDQWQQGTRLDSWMYRIIRNLWIDERRAVGRRGVHTPIDDAVTQVAGDGAAEVEAGALRGDVDGAMARLPDEQREVVMLVLVEGYAYREAADILEVPVGTVTSRLARGRETLMHLLGEAA from the coding sequence ATGCGCTTCGAAGAGCAATTGATCGAGCTGCTGCCCCGGCTGCGCCGTTTCGCGCGGGGGTTGGCGCGCGATGTCAGCGACGCCGACGACCTGTGTCAGGCGGCGATCGAGCGCGCGCTGAAATCGCAGGACCAATGGCAGCAAGGGACAAGACTGGATAGCTGGATGTACCGGATCATTCGCAATCTCTGGATCGACGAGCGCCGCGCCGTCGGCCGCCGCGGCGTCCACACCCCGATCGACGATGCGGTCACGCAGGTCGCCGGGGACGGCGCGGCCGAGGTCGAAGCCGGCGCGCTGCGCGGCGATGTCGACGGTGCGATGGCGCGGCTGCCCGACGAGCAGCGCGAAGTCGTGATGCTCGTCCTCGTCGAAGGCTATGCCTATCGCGAGGCCGCCGACATACTGGAGGTGCCGGTGGGTACCGTCACCTCGCGCCTCGCACGCGGGCGTGAAACGCTGATGCATCTGCTGGGAGAAGCGGCATGA
- a CDS encoding S8 family serine peptidase → MTALLLPGTTGNAHAQLALPSVRLPGDLPTLPPLADLPAERLAGLGGTLAQLRLDRIDSLLRGNRDRIELDERGEPAVRGILIASGVDDAMIGAAAKQGYALIDRERIDGLDLDIARFRVPGDRSLARARKQLAKLLPGAEVDVDNIYFASGPGGALPGAALATAQGSGGATLGLIDGGVAAHPSVAGRVEQRGFAKGAPAASRHGTAVASLLIGKGMVQGAAPGQRLLAADVYGSDPAGGNASAIARALGWLAQNGVAVTTISLVGPDNKLLAAAVTRAQQRGMLIVAAVGNDGPAAPPAYPAAYRGVFAVTGVDAKGRALPEASRALHVDFAAPGDAVLAATGAGSSDRLRGTSFAAPLVAGRLALRYPEPAIDRIGPAVAALVMEAQDLGKKGRDKVYGHGLICGTCGGR, encoded by the coding sequence ATGACCGCCCTGCTCCTTCCCGGGACGACGGGAAACGCGCACGCGCAGCTCGCGCTGCCGTCGGTCCGGTTGCCGGGCGACCTCCCCACCCTGCCGCCGCTCGCCGACCTTCCGGCCGAGCGGCTGGCCGGCCTCGGCGGAACGCTGGCCCAGCTCCGTCTCGACCGCATCGACAGCCTGCTCAGGGGCAATCGCGACCGCATCGAACTCGACGAGCGCGGCGAGCCCGCGGTGCGCGGCATCCTGATCGCCAGCGGCGTCGACGATGCGATGATCGGTGCTGCGGCGAAACAGGGCTACGCGCTGATCGATCGCGAGCGGATCGACGGTCTCGATCTCGACATCGCCCGCTTTCGGGTTCCGGGCGACCGCAGCCTCGCGCGCGCACGCAAACAGCTCGCCAAGCTGCTCCCGGGAGCGGAGGTCGATGTCGACAATATCTATTTCGCCAGCGGGCCCGGCGGCGCGCTGCCCGGCGCGGCGCTCGCGACCGCGCAAGGCAGTGGCGGCGCCACCCTCGGTCTCATCGACGGCGGCGTGGCCGCGCATCCCTCGGTCGCCGGGCGCGTCGAGCAGCGCGGCTTTGCGAAGGGCGCGCCCGCGGCGAGCCGCCACGGCACCGCGGTCGCCTCGTTGCTGATCGGCAAGGGAATGGTTCAGGGCGCCGCACCGGGTCAGCGCCTGCTTGCCGCCGACGTCTATGGCTCCGACCCTGCAGGCGGTAACGCCAGTGCCATCGCGCGCGCGCTCGGCTGGCTCGCGCAGAACGGCGTCGCGGTGACGACGATCAGCCTCGTCGGCCCCGACAACAAGCTGCTCGCCGCGGCGGTGACCCGCGCGCAGCAGCGCGGCATGCTGATCGTCGCGGCGGTCGGCAACGACGGACCCGCTGCCCCGCCCGCCTATCCCGCCGCCTATCGCGGCGTCTTCGCGGTCACCGGCGTCGATGCGAAGGGCCGCGCGCTCCCCGAAGCGAGCCGCGCGCTGCACGTCGATTTCGCAGCGCCCGGCGACGCAGTCCTCGCCGCGACCGGCGCGGGCAGCAGCGACCGGCTGCGCGGCACCTCCTTCGCCGCCCCGCTCGTCGCCGGCCGGCTCGCGCTTCGCTATCCGGAGCCTGCCATCGATCGCATCGGCCCCGCCGTCGCCGCGCTCGTCATGGAAGCGCAGGATCTCGGCAAGAAGGGCCGCGACAAGGTCTATGGCCACGGCCTGATCTGCGGCACTTGCGGCGGCCGCTGA
- a CDS encoding alpha/beta hydrolase, with translation MLDPDIAAFTGQPQEMPPLTPELIPMMRANMAMMAAAMPGTDIDHVANLDADGVPARFYRPASDTPLPLLVFLHGGGWMFGDLDTHDAMTRHLAAASGCAVLGVGYRLAPEHKFPAGLDDAMTALDWARRSAGDLGCDPARIALGGESAGGNLTAAATLRLRAENKPQPLFQLLVHPATDLSFSLPSFAEVGAPGLSKNYLDACREYYLGSASVADPLVSPLRADCLGGLAPAIVLTASEDPLRDDGEYYAAALVRAGVETLARRLPGLPHGFQFLPITIPAVAAANDLIGGLVRRYFAAGQ, from the coding sequence ATGCTCGATCCCGATATCGCCGCCTTCACTGGACAGCCGCAGGAGATGCCGCCGCTGACGCCGGAGCTTATCCCGATGATGCGCGCCAATATGGCGATGATGGCGGCCGCGATGCCCGGAACCGACATCGACCATGTCGCAAATCTCGATGCCGACGGGGTGCCGGCCCGTTTCTATCGCCCGGCGTCCGACACGCCGCTGCCGCTGCTCGTCTTCCTCCACGGCGGCGGCTGGATGTTCGGCGACCTCGACACGCACGACGCGATGACCCGGCACCTTGCCGCAGCGAGCGGCTGCGCGGTGCTCGGTGTCGGTTATCGCCTCGCGCCCGAGCATAAATTCCCCGCCGGGCTCGACGATGCGATGACCGCGCTCGACTGGGCGCGCCGTTCGGCCGGCGATCTCGGCTGCGATCCCGCGCGCATCGCGCTCGGCGGCGAAAGCGCGGGGGGCAATCTGACCGCCGCCGCAACCCTCCGCCTGCGCGCCGAAAACAAGCCGCAGCCGCTGTTCCAGTTGCTCGTCCATCCCGCCACCGACCTCAGCTTTTCCTTGCCGTCGTTCGCCGAAGTCGGGGCGCCGGGCCTGTCGAAAAACTATCTCGATGCGTGCCGCGAATATTATCTCGGCAGCGCTTCGGTCGCCGATCCGCTCGTCTCGCCCCTGCGCGCCGACTGCTTGGGCGGCCTTGCGCCTGCGATCGTCCTGACCGCATCCGAAGATCCGCTGCGCGACGATGGCGAATATTATGCTGCTGCGCTCGTTCGCGCCGGTGTCGAGACGCTGGCCCGCCGCCTACCCGGCCTGCCGCACGGTTTCCAGTTCCTGCCGATCACGATTCCGGCTGTGGCCGCAGCCAATGACTTGATAGGAGGGCTGGTCCGCCGCTACTTCGCAGCAGGGCAGTGA
- a CDS encoding LacI family DNA-binding transcriptional regulator, with translation MSRTGKSERPTMEMVATLAGVSKITVSRALRGSDLVRPEVRERIVQVAGQVGYRMNVAARSLRTRETRTIAVVIDQIDPGRQSHTDPLILSIIGGLLETLTPAGYSTLLTTNEHFLSSSAVGADGAVMLGQGEGAHRVTQVSAMNLPMVVWGEPVPGVSVKVVGSDNRMGGKLAAEHLVARGATRLLFLGDVQHPEIAARLEGFREALASSEARLVGALSCPFTAEGGAEAIRGALDAGTSFDAVFAASDFIAAGACDALSARKLSVPGDVAIVGFDDAPIASVHRPSISSIRQDGAEAGHALAHAVIALIEGDAAAPAHALPVELIARETSR, from the coding sequence ATGAGCAGGACAGGCAAGAGCGAACGCCCGACGATGGAAATGGTCGCGACGCTGGCCGGCGTTTCGAAGATCACCGTGTCGCGCGCGCTGCGCGGCAGCGACCTGGTCCGCCCCGAAGTCCGCGAACGCATCGTCCAGGTCGCAGGCCAGGTCGGTTACCGGATGAATGTCGCGGCCCGCAGCCTGCGCACCCGCGAAACGCGGACGATTGCCGTCGTGATCGACCAGATCGATCCGGGTCGCCAGTCGCACACCGACCCGTTGATCCTGTCGATCATCGGCGGCCTGCTCGAAACGCTGACCCCCGCAGGCTATTCGACCCTGCTGACCACCAACGAGCATTTCCTGTCGTCGAGCGCGGTCGGGGCCGACGGCGCGGTCATGCTCGGCCAGGGCGAGGGCGCGCACCGCGTTACGCAGGTTTCCGCCATGAACCTGCCGATGGTCGTCTGGGGGGAGCCCGTCCCGGGCGTCAGCGTCAAGGTCGTGGGCAGCGACAATCGCATGGGCGGCAAGCTCGCCGCCGAGCATCTGGTCGCCCGCGGCGCGACGCGCCTGCTGTTCCTCGGCGACGTCCAGCATCCCGAAATCGCCGCACGGCTGGAAGGGTTTCGCGAAGCGCTGGCCTCGAGCGAGGCGCGCCTCGTCGGGGCGCTTTCCTGCCCGTTCACTGCCGAGGGCGGCGCCGAGGCGATCCGCGGCGCGCTCGATGCCGGAACGTCTTTCGACGCGGTCTTTGCCGCCAGCGACTTTATCGCTGCCGGCGCGTGCGACGCCCTGTCGGCACGCAAGCTTTCCGTCCCCGGCGACGTCGCGATCGTCGGCTTCGACGATGCGCCGATCGCCAGCGTGCATCGTCCCTCGATCAGCTCGATCCGTCAGGACGGCGCCGAGGCCGGCCACGCACTGGCCCATGCCGTCATCGCCTTGATCGAAGGCGACGCCGCTGCCCCCGCGCACGCACTCCCCGTTGAGCTGATCGCGCGCGAGACGAGCCGCTAG
- a CDS encoding alpha/beta hydrolase: protein MSDAGQFGPWVSDEAKARFAAFLAESATPPDLAAARPFFRDYNQRLLDKAQARYAVDVAERTIAGVTVYEVVPAGRAADAPVLLCLHGGAFMWGEGPGALLEAVPIAAVAGMRVLAVDYRLAPEHVYPAAVEDVVAVYRALIETVDPARIGIYGCSAGALLTTQAVARFLHDGLPVPGAIGLFHGAPLPFSGDAALAQKLFDPRAGSGAAPKVEELPYFIGADLSDPLVLSAGHPEMLALFPPSLLISATRDFAASAVSVMHRRLLAAGTETSFVLFDGLWHAHHMDVDLPESVETYAIIADFFRKRLG from the coding sequence ATGAGCGACGCCGGACAATTCGGGCCGTGGGTCAGCGACGAAGCGAAGGCGCGTTTTGCCGCCTTTCTGGCAGAGTCGGCGACGCCGCCCGATCTCGCTGCGGCGCGGCCGTTCTTCCGCGACTACAACCAGCGCCTGCTCGACAAGGCACAGGCGAGATATGCGGTCGATGTCGCCGAACGCACGATTGCCGGCGTCACGGTTTATGAGGTGGTCCCGGCGGGGCGCGCGGCCGACGCCCCGGTGCTGCTCTGCCTCCACGGCGGCGCCTTCATGTGGGGGGAAGGACCGGGGGCGCTGCTCGAAGCGGTGCCGATTGCGGCGGTCGCCGGAATGCGCGTGCTCGCGGTCGATTATCGCCTCGCGCCCGAACATGTCTATCCGGCGGCGGTCGAGGACGTCGTCGCCGTTTACCGGGCGCTGATCGAAACGGTCGATCCCGCGCGGATCGGCATTTACGGCTGCTCCGCCGGCGCGTTGCTGACGACGCAGGCGGTCGCGCGCTTCCTCCACGATGGGCTGCCGGTCCCCGGCGCGATCGGCCTGTTTCACGGCGCGCCGCTTCCCTTCTCCGGCGATGCGGCGCTGGCGCAGAAGCTGTTCGATCCGCGGGCGGGATCGGGCGCGGCGCCGAAGGTCGAGGAACTGCCCTATTTCATCGGCGCAGACCTTTCCGATCCGCTCGTGCTGTCCGCCGGACATCCCGAAATGCTCGCGCTGTTCCCGCCGAGCCTGCTGATTTCGGCGACCCGCGATTTTGCCGCGAGCGCGGTATCGGTCATGCATCGCCGTCTGCTCGCGGCGGGGACCGAAACAAGCTTCGTCCTGTTCGACGGGCTATGGCACGCGCATCATATGGACGTCGACCTGCCCGAATCGGTCGAGACCTATGCAATCATCGCGGATTTCTTCCGCAAGCGCCTCGGCTAG
- a CDS encoding TonB-dependent receptor: MISMRSAFLIALASGASLLPAAAFAQAETPPADETTASDDSGLGDIIVTARRREENLQSVPIAVTAFTDEALEQKGVTDRTSLADNTPSLFTISGGYPREFAYFALRGQGPAFGSTPGVVNYFAEVPNSVNVDGRVGTYFDMANIQVLAGPQGTLFGKNATGGNILFEPVKPQDRFEGYVRVQLGNYDDRRIEGALNTPIVPGRVMLRVAGEVGRRDGYTKDVGPFFEGKDYDNLAYESFRFGLTLRPTDDIELYTMLRYYHSDTNGGGTVLGAYNPAAGFDATALGLGFLPVAAFYPGVLTAVAEQQARGPRRVSYDLDQFSETKYWQVINQASVQLSDNIKLRNIISYSELRTIYGYDYDAMPFPIAGQRGRIPTVAPNFFTEELQLQGTLFDDAVDFSVGGYLDRQSWSDPAGIEEYTFFPIGTLLPTISGFFTQTNKSEAVFGQATVDLGKLSGALTGLSVTGGLRYTWEHSFTAQTIGGPPTVSGSVDSDYPSYTATLDYDVTPGVHVYVTARDAYKSGGVNGPVPVDSEFRTYKPERLSDIEVGLKSQFSLGNVDVRANVAAYRGIYDNIQRTTAEVVETPGGTIPLNVTRSAAKGKIQGVELNLLVMPVQGLTLNGSYSYIDARYTEVADASAGAILNGAPFPYTPKHKFSVGGSYETSLGSAGDLVLAVNYARQTKVSTAQTNASFYNYLPAYGLLNASIGLKDIGGRPLDVSLFANNITNEAKPVGVLDQYAQSSGMVGLTYTEPRMYGVRIGYRFGS; the protein is encoded by the coding sequence ATGATTTCGATGCGTTCCGCCTTTCTGATCGCGCTCGCGAGCGGCGCGAGCCTGCTGCCCGCCGCCGCCTTTGCTCAGGCCGAAACGCCGCCGGCCGACGAGACCACCGCCAGCGACGACAGCGGCCTCGGCGATATCATCGTCACCGCCCGCCGCCGCGAAGAAAATCTGCAGAGCGTGCCGATCGCGGTCACGGCCTTCACCGACGAGGCGCTCGAACAAAAGGGCGTCACCGATCGCACCTCGCTCGCCGACAACACCCCCTCGCTGTTCACGATCAGCGGCGGCTATCCCCGCGAATTCGCCTATTTCGCGCTGCGCGGCCAGGGCCCGGCGTTCGGCTCGACCCCCGGCGTCGTCAATTATTTCGCCGAAGTGCCGAACAGCGTGAACGTCGACGGCCGCGTCGGCACCTATTTCGACATGGCCAATATCCAGGTGCTTGCGGGGCCGCAGGGCACGCTGTTCGGCAAGAATGCGACCGGCGGCAACATCCTGTTCGAACCGGTGAAGCCGCAGGACCGCTTCGAGGGCTATGTCCGCGTCCAGCTCGGCAATTATGACGACCGCCGGATCGAGGGCGCACTCAACACCCCGATCGTCCCCGGCCGGGTGATGCTGCGCGTCGCCGGCGAAGTCGGCCGCCGCGATGGCTATACCAAAGATGTCGGCCCCTTCTTCGAGGGCAAGGACTATGACAATCTGGCGTATGAAAGCTTCCGCTTCGGCCTGACCCTGCGCCCGACCGACGACATCGAACTTTATACGATGCTGCGCTATTATCACTCGGACACCAATGGCGGCGGCACTGTCCTCGGCGCGTATAACCCCGCCGCGGGTTTCGACGCCACGGCACTGGGGCTGGGCTTCCTGCCCGTCGCCGCCTTCTATCCCGGCGTGCTGACCGCGGTCGCCGAACAGCAAGCACGCGGCCCGCGCCGCGTCTCCTATGACCTCGACCAGTTTTCGGAGACGAAATATTGGCAGGTGATCAACCAGGCCTCGGTGCAGCTCAGCGACAATATCAAGCTGCGCAACATCATCAGCTATTCCGAGCTGCGCACGATTTACGGCTATGACTATGACGCCATGCCCTTCCCGATCGCCGGCCAGCGCGGGCGCATTCCGACCGTGGCCCCCAATTTCTTCACCGAGGAACTGCAGCTTCAGGGCACCTTGTTCGACGATGCGGTCGATTTCTCGGTCGGCGGCTATCTCGACCGGCAGAGCTGGAGCGATCCGGCGGGGATCGAGGAATATACTTTCTTCCCCATCGGCACGCTGCTCCCGACGATCTCGGGCTTCTTTACCCAGACGAACAAGAGCGAGGCGGTGTTCGGGCAGGCGACGGTCGATCTCGGCAAGCTGTCGGGCGCGCTGACCGGGCTCAGCGTCACGGGCGGCCTTCGCTACACGTGGGAGCACAGCTTCACCGCGCAGACGATCGGCGGTCCGCCGACGGTCTCGGGTTCGGTCGACAGCGATTATCCGAGCTACACCGCGACGCTCGACTATGATGTGACGCCCGGCGTCCATGTCTATGTCACCGCGCGCGATGCCTACAAGTCGGGCGGCGTCAACGGGCCGGTGCCGGTCGATTCGGAATTCCGCACCTACAAGCCCGAGCGGCTTTCGGACATCGAGGTCGGGCTGAAGTCGCAATTCTCGCTCGGCAATGTCGATGTCCGCGCCAACGTCGCCGCCTATCGCGGCATCTACGACAATATCCAGCGTACGACAGCGGAAGTGGTCGAGACGCCGGGCGGCACGATACCGCTCAATGTCACGCGCAGCGCGGCGAAGGGCAAAATCCAGGGCGTCGAGCTGAACCTGTTGGTCATGCCGGTGCAGGGGCTGACGCTCAACGGCAGCTATTCCTACATCGACGCGCGCTATACCGAGGTCGCCGACGCCAGCGCCGGCGCGATCCTCAACGGCGCGCCCTTCCCCTACACGCCGAAGCACAAGTTTTCGGTCGGCGGCTCGTACGAGACGTCGCTGGGCAGCGCCGGCGATCTGGTCCTCGCGGTCAACTATGCCCGCCAGACCAAGGTTTCGACCGCGCAGACCAATGCGTCCTTCTATAATTACCTGCCGGCCTATGGCCTGCTCAACGCCAGCATCGGGCTCAAGGATATCGGCGGACGGCCGCTCGACGTCAGCCTGTTCGCCAACAACATCACCAACGAGGCGAAGCCGGTCGGGGTACTCGACCAATATGCCCAGTCGTCGGGCATGGTCGGGCTGACCTATACCGAACCCCGGATGTACGGCGTGCGCATCGGCTACCGTTTCGGAAGCTGA